The window CCTGGTGATGTTCGCGCTGCCGGCGCGACCGCGCCAGCACGTGGAGGGCGGCGAGGGCGAGGGCGTCCAGGACGCCGATGCCACGCCGGGCGAGGTGGTCAAGGAGGCCGCACTGACGCGCTGAGTGCGTCTGCCGGCCGGCCGCGTGCCTGGCTGCCTGCTCGGTGCCCGCACCTCTCGGGGGGTGCGGGCACCCTTGCGTGAGGCGTAGCCCCTGTGCTTGCTGCGGCGGGTGGGCGCCGTCACCCGTCAGCAGATGCGCGTGCGGCTCTCCATCGCCTCGCGCGCCGCCTGCTCGTCCCCGTACACCTCGCACATGTGGCGGCCGTCCGGCGTCGCCGTGTGCTCGACCTCCCACAGGCTCGTCTCGCTGCCGTCGAGAAGCAGGAAGGCGTGTTCGTACAGGGTGAAACCGGCGTCCCGCCCGTCGACCCGGCACTGCCGTCCGAAGATCTGGGTGATGTGGTGGGCGAAGGCGGCCCGCAGCAGACGCGCGGTCTCCTCGCCCGGCACGTCGCCGTTCTCCGCGCGGCGCAGCACGCGGCGGGCGTGGTCCGCGGAGTTGTCCGGCGCGTACATCCGGGGCAGCGGCGCCGGCGGCGCGGCCATCAGAACCGTGTGTATCTCCAGGTCCGCCTGCGGGGCGTCGTCGCCGAACGCCGGCATGTCGGAGAAGCTGCCGGCCAGCCGGGCGGCGGCGACATGGGCGTCGGCCTCGTCGTCGTACAACTCGTGGTGCTGGGGGCCGGGGCGCGCCCGCGACCGGGGGTCCGTCGCGTCCCTGGCGCCCCCGTGGACCAACTCCCACAGGGTCAGGGCCGAGCCGTCGGCCAGCAGATAGGTATGCCGGTAGGTCTCGCGGTGCAGTACGGAACTGTGGTGCGAGGAGTGCAGGGAGCTGCTGTGGGCCAGCGCCGTGCCGAGTCTCTCGACCGTGCAGTCGGGCAGGTCGAAAGAGTTGAGTGCGCGTCGCAGGAGTCGCTCGAGGTGCTGCTCGGTTGTCTCGTACGGATCGCTCAAGGTGCTGTCTCCAGGCCGTCGCCGCGTGTTACACGATGCGTGCTTAACGTAGTCCCTGGGTCTGACATCGAGACCGGGGTTCCGGAAAACGTACGGCACACGCGGATAGTTCCTGGCGTTTCGTCCGAACTTCCTTGTGCGGACGGCGAGTCGGCGGTCAGCCGGTGCCGTAGAGATCGCTGTACGAGAGGTACGTGCCCGCGCCGGGGCGGCGGGCGTCGACGCTCTCGGCCGCCCGTACGGCCTTCACGACGGCGCGCGTCAGCACGTCCGCGCCCGCCGCCAGCAGTTCGTTCAGCGCGATCGGATTGTCCGGGGGCAGCGGCCGCTCACCGGTGGCGAGCGCGAAGACCGTGTCCCCGTCGTTCAGCAGATGTACGGGACGCACGGCGCGCGCCAGTCCGTCGTGCGCCGTGCCCGCGAGCTTCTGCGCCTGCGCGCGGGTGAGATCCGCGTCCGTGGCGACGACGGCGAGTGTGGTGTTGAGCGGGGGGCGTGCTTCGGCGTCCCCCGCTTCGGCCAGCCGGCGCCCGGCGGTCCTGTGGATCTCCGCCGGGGGGTACCCGGGCGGTTCGGCGGCTCCGTACTCGCCGTACAGCACCCCGGTCACCGGATCGACCACCGAACCCGCCGCGTTCACCACGACCAGTACGCCGACCGTGATCCCCGACGGCAGCAGTGCGCTCGCCGTGCCCACACCGCCCTTGAGCCGGCCGGCGACCGCTCCCGTGCCGGCGCCGACCCCGCCCTCCGCGACCGGGGCACCCGGCTCCGTGCCGGCTGCGGCCTCCACCGCGGCGCGGCCGGTCGAGGCGTCCGGGCGGGCCCGCCAGTCGCCACCCCGCCCCAGGTCGAAGATGCACGCGGCCGGGACCACCGGCACCACCTGCGACGGATCGGGGCCGACCCGCACGCCCCGCCCCTGCTCCTCCAGCCAGGCCATCACGCCGGACGCCGCGTCCAGTCCGTACGCGCTGCCGCCCGTCAGGACGACGGCGTCGATGCGCTGCACCAGGTTGCGGGGGTCGAGCGCGTCCGTCTCCCGGGTGCCCGGGCCGCCGCCCCGCACGTCGACGGCGGCGACCACGCCGCCCTCGGGGGCGAGGACGACGGTGGTGCCGCTCAGCGCGCCGTCGCCGGACACCCGCGCATGACCGACCCGCAGCCCGGCGACATCCGTCAGCGCGTCCCTCCCGGCCGCGGGAAGGACGGTCGGCGGCTGGGCGCTCTGTGCCTGGCCCTGCCCGGTGTGCTGTCCGGCCATCGTGTGCTCCTCACGCGTGGGTCGGCGGAACGGAGGTGGAAACCGGCCCGCCCGGTGCCGGACGCCGCGACAGCGCCACTCCGGCCGCCACGGTCGCGGCCGCCACCAGGCCGG is drawn from Streptomyces sp. NBC_01717 and contains these coding sequences:
- a CDS encoding DUF6227 family protein, whose product is MSDPYETTEQHLERLLRRALNSFDLPDCTVERLGTALAHSSSLHSSHHSSVLHRETYRHTYLLADGSALTLWELVHGGARDATDPRSRARPGPQHHELYDDEADAHVAAARLAGSFSDMPAFGDDAPQADLEIHTVLMAAPPAPLPRMYAPDNSADHARRVLRRAENGDVPGEETARLLRAAFAHHITQIFGRQCRVDGRDAGFTLYEHAFLLLDGSETSLWEVEHTATPDGRHMCEVYGDEQAAREAMESRTRIC
- a CDS encoding P1 family peptidase, whose product is MAGQHTGQGQAQSAQPPTVLPAAGRDALTDVAGLRVGHARVSGDGALSGTTVVLAPEGGVVAAVDVRGGGPGTRETDALDPRNLVQRIDAVVLTGGSAYGLDAASGVMAWLEEQGRGVRVGPDPSQVVPVVPAACIFDLGRGGDWRARPDASTGRAAVEAAAGTEPGAPVAEGGVGAGTGAVAGRLKGGVGTASALLPSGITVGVLVVVNAAGSVVDPVTGVLYGEYGAAEPPGYPPAEIHRTAGRRLAEAGDAEARPPLNTTLAVVATDADLTRAQAQKLAGTAHDGLARAVRPVHLLNDGDTVFALATGERPLPPDNPIALNELLAAGADVLTRAVVKAVRAAESVDARRPGAGTYLSYSDLYGTG